The following DNA comes from Deinococcus sedimenti.
GACTGGTTCGTGTGGCTGATCCTCGCTGGGCGCGGGTTCGGGAAGACGAGGACCGGTGCGGAGACCATCGCGCAGTGGGCGCGGGAAACCCCACGGGGCCGCTTCGCCCTGGTCGCGCAGACCGCGGCGGATGCCCGGGACGTCATGGTCGAAGGGGAGTCCGGTTTGCTCAGCGTGCTGGATGAAACCGAACTCCGGGGCGGATCAGTCGACACCGCCTGGAACCGCTCACTCGGCGAGCTGTACCTGAAGAATGGGGCGCGATTCAAGTGCTACAGCAGCGAGACGCCCCGCAAGTTGCGCGGTCCGCAGCATCACGGCGCGTGGGGTGATGAGCCCGCCACGTGGAATGACGCGGATCAGGGCACCGGGGAGGACACGACCTGGTCGAACCTGCTGTTCGGATTGCGTCTCGGGAAAGACCCGCGCGTGGTCATGACTGGCACGCCCCGCCCGAACCGCCTGATCCGGGAGCTGAAGAAGGACGAGGGCACCGTCCTCACCGGTGGCAGCACGGCAGAGAACATCGGGAACCTGTCCGAGACGTTCAAGCGGAACGTCATCCGCAAGTACGAAGGCACGCGGCTCGGGCGTCAGGAGCTGGACGGCGAACTGCTCGAGGACACGCCCGGCGCCCTCTGGAAGTACGCGATGTTCAACCGCGAGGGCTTCCGCCTGACGTTCGACCAGCTGCCCGACCTGATCCGGATCGTGGTGGCCGTGGACCCGCAGGCCAGCCAGAGCAGCGACAGCGCCGAGACCGGCATCATCGTCGCCGGGAAGGATGCCCACGGGCACGCGTACGTCCTGGGGGACCTGTCCGGGAACTTCAGCCCCAGCGAGTGGGCGCAGACCAGTATCGACGCGTACCACTACCACCGCGCCGATGCGATCGTGCCGGAGAAGAACAACGGTGGGGACATGGTCACGCACACCATCAGCACCATGGACAAGCGTGTGCCGGTCAAGCCCGTCTGGGCCAGCCGGGGCAAGCAGACCCGAGCGGAGCCGATCAGCACGCTGTACGAGCAGGGCCTCGTGCATCACGTGGGCGTGTTCCCGGACGTGGAAGGGCAGATGACGACCTGGGTGCCAGGAGAGAAGTCGCCCGACCGCATGGACGCCCTCGTCTGGGCCCTGACTGAACTCATGCTCGGCGAGGACGAACCCGAGCTTCCCCCCTCCGGCATCGCCGGGTACGAGCAGGACGACACCTACCAAGGAGGTGACTGGTGATTCTCGACCAATACGGCCAACCTGTGACCGCGCGCCACGAAGACGCGCAGGACATGCAGGGCGGCTGGCAACTCACGGGCGGCATCGGCGGTCCAGTCACCCTCCCGCAGCAGGTGCGCCTGCTGGGCGCCCTCTCCCGGGCCGACACGCAGCGCGCTGCTGTGGTGGCGTGGTACCTCAACCCCCTGCTGTACGGCGCTGTCGAAGTCATCAAGAGCTTCGTGCTGGGCACCTCCGTCACGTACGGCGATCACCCCGACAAGACCGTGCAGGCCGTCATGGAGGAATTCTGGGCCGCCAACAGCTTCGACACCCTGATCGAACGGTGGTTCACGGAACACCTCCTGCTGGGTGAGAACCTGACCATCTGGCCCGACCCGAAGCGGTTCACCCGGCGCGACCAGGCGGCCCGCATCGGCCAGTACGGCGTGATCGACGGGCAGCTGAAGTTCACGACCGCACCCGGCCTGCCCGATGTTGTCGAGAGTATCGGTATCGCCGGGAAGCGCACCCTTCGCGACGGCGAGTACATCTGGTCTGCCCACGACAGCCTCCTGAATGACGTGCGCGGCTGGCCTGCCGTGGGCCGTGCGCTGGGCCCAGCCCTGGCGTACTTGAACTTCATCAACGCCCGCACGAAGGTGCACGAGCTGGCCTCCCGGATCAACGCGGTGTACTACGCCTTCGCGAAGGACG
Coding sequences within:
- a CDS encoding terminase large subunit domain-containing protein, whose translation is MWLILAGRGFGKTRTGAETIAQWARETPRGRFALVAQTAADARDVMVEGESGLLSVLDETELRGGSVDTAWNRSLGELYLKNGARFKCYSSETPRKLRGPQHHGAWGDEPATWNDADQGTGEDTTWSNLLFGLRLGKDPRVVMTGTPRPNRLIRELKKDEGTVLTGGSTAENIGNLSETFKRNVIRKYEGTRLGRQELDGELLEDTPGALWKYAMFNREGFRLTFDQLPDLIRIVVAVDPQASQSSDSAETGIIVAGKDAHGHAYVLGDLSGNFSPSEWAQTSIDAYHYHRADAIVPEKNNGGDMVTHTISTMDKRVPVKPVWASRGKQTRAEPISTLYEQGLVHHVGVFPDVEGQMTTWVPGEKSPDRMDALVWALTELMLGEDEPELPPSGIAGYEQDDTYQGGDW